The Apium graveolens cultivar Ventura chromosome 3, ASM990537v1, whole genome shotgun sequence sequence tcatattaaaggtcctggCAGTCGGCACTCTATTAGATGCAGCTACACTACCCCTCGAGCTAGCTGGGGCTGCCGCAAGGCAGTCCTTCTTCATGTGTCCTATCTTTCCGCACTGAAAACACTTAGCCGCTTCCTGGTTACAAGCTGTGGCATAGTGCCCCACCttaccacatttaaagcatgtcacCGGTTTCTGCATACATTCCCCATAATGCTTCTTACCACAGCTCTTACATTCTGGCAGAGGAGGTCGTGGTTGGCTATGATAAGACATTCCCGTTTGGTTCCCGCTCCAGGCCACACTCACGCTCCCTGATCCCCCGAATCTTGTACTGCGGTTGGGTTGGGAGGCCGTCCCCCTGACAAACTTACTAGGGGAGCTCTCCCCTCCCACACTCCTGCTTCGACCATCAAACTTTCGTTTCTTAGTTTGCTTCATTTTCTGGCTCATTTCACTCCCTGTTTCAGCTATTGTGGCCTTCTGCACTAGGGTAGCATAGTCAGTTATCTCCAGAATTGCCAGCTTGTTCTGAATCCACTGCTTCAATCCCTATTGAAATCTCTCAGCCTTTTGCTCTTCGGTGCCCACCAGTTGTGGCACAAACCTCGACAATTCTatgaacttagcttcatattccgctacgCTCATATTCTCTTGTTTCAGCTCTAGGAACTTTCGCTGCATCTGAATCTCCATAAACTTTGGGACATACTTCTTTAAAAACAACTCAGTAAATCTTTCCCAAGTAACAATCCCTTGgggctccatatttttcttggcttcccaccaatagttagcctcACCCTTTAGGAGATAAGTGGCAAAATTAGTCTTGTGGGCTTCCTCAGTGCCAATTCGCTCAAAGGTCTTTTCTACCTCTTTCAGCCAAGCCCTGGCCTGAACTGGGTCAGCAACACCGTGAAACTCTGGGGGCTTGACCGACTTGAAAGATTTAAACGCATTAGCCA is a genomic window containing:
- the LOC141714991 gene encoding uncharacterized protein LOC141714991 → MANAFKSFKSVKPPEFHGVADPVQARAWLKEVEKTFERIGTEEAHKTNFATYLLKGEANYWWEAKKNMEPQGIVTWERFTELFLKKYVPKFMEIQMQRKFLELKQENMSVAEYEAKFIELSRFVPQLKATIAETGSEMSQKMKQTKKRKFDGRSRSVGGESSPSKFVRGTASQPNRSTRFGGSGSVSVAWSGNQTGMSYHSQPRPPLPECKSCGKKHYGECMQKPVTCFKCGKVGHYATACNQEAAKCFQCGKIGHMKKDCLAAAPASSRGSVAASNRVPTARTFNMTVAEPGTEGLYEMVMQPELLEKIRRCQEIVLRENKELVSGEEAKCEPDEKGIRRHAYRIWVPNVQELKDEILLEGHNSRYTVHPGSTKMYEDLKEYYWWPNMKKDCSGVGQ